The Macrobrachium nipponense isolate FS-2020 chromosome 27, ASM1510439v2, whole genome shotgun sequence genome includes a region encoding these proteins:
- the LOC135200649 gene encoding uncharacterized protein LOC135200649 produces MRDDIRDLKQETRDMWEENRDLRHKNRDLREDIRDLRDDSRDLREDNRDLREEIRDLREEIRHFRKEIRHYNIKDTEISTNEISTLEDPLPPTSPPEMPLSDNSQAISQQRNNKTFKECKEAFPPTDKTQPEITKQFIENLRCLGIPLVCIDSVFSQGLSFAGEGAFAKCYRYQFADLDKPVIIKVIENLFTPTEEILKEVTMLQRVADIDGTPCVLAVSPMEPYAVIMEDGGNISFSDWMIKKGRLPREGLEMLKKISQVLAQIHLKQVVHTDLHEKNIVIDEERNQPTIVDFGRATDMKYENQGDDVLDLYLLLERCSRILKFPSHLKEAMNLENMTLPKFVQDLNMLLDILDKINKGPEKTSERKFVFMGLEERDEAIGNKIVNLKLEESWLLNLLEEFQFEWDNLEVENAHLKQLAVEAKERASNLKEISAINTTSNTRVRDQSRISAFLAICGAWWERCTPSGFRLCLGSWHSW; encoded by the coding sequence ATGAGGGATGATATCAGAGATCTGAAGCAGGAGACCAGGGATATGTGGGAGGAGAACAGAGATCTGAGGCATAAGAACAGAGATCTCAGGGAGGATATCAGAGATCTAAGGGACGATAGTAGGGATCTCAGGGAGGACAACAGAGATCTGAGGGAGGAGATCAGAGATCTGAGGGAGGAGATCAGACATTTTAGGAAGGAGATTAGGCACTACAATATCAAAGACACTGAAATTTCTACAAATGAAATTTCTACACTTGAAGACCCTCTTCCTCCAACTTCTCCCCCCGAGATGCCATTGAGCGATAATTCTCAGGCTATTTCACaacaaaggaataataaaacttTCAAAGAATGCAAAGAGGCTTTTCCACCTACAGACAAAACTCAACCAGAGATCACAAAGCAATTCATTGAAAATTTAAGGTGTCTGGGAATCCCTCTAGTCTGTATAGATAGTGTTTTCTCCCAAGGCCTCAGTTTCGCTGGTGAAGGCGCATTTGCTAAATGCTACAGGTACCAATTTGCTGATCTAGATAAGCCTGTCATCATTAAAGTGATCGAGAATTTATTTACTCCTACAGAAGAAATATTGAAAGAGGTGACAATGTTACAAAGAGTGGCAGACATAGATGGCACACCGTGCGTTCTAGCTGTGTCACCGATGGAGCCCTATGCTGTCATCATGGAGGATGGAGGTAACATCAGCTTCAGTGACTGGATGATAAAAAAGGGCAGACTACCCAGGGAAGGACTCGAGATGCTGAAAAAAATCTCTCAGGTACTTGCACAGATTCATCTCAAACAGGTTGTTCACACGGATTTGCACGAAAAGAACATAGTCATTGATGAAGAAAGAAACCAACCGACAATTGTAGACTTTGGCAGAGCAACAGACATGAAATACGAGAACCAAGGAGATGATGTGCTAGACCTATACTTGTTACTCGAAAGATGCTCACGGATACTGAAATTCCCCTCCCATCTCAAAGAGGCAATGAATCTGGAAAATATGACGTTGCCAAAGTTTGTCCAAGATTTGAACATGCTTCTCGACATCctggataaaataaataaaggtccAGAAAAGACAAGTGAAAGAAAATTTGTTTTCATGGGACTAGAAGAAAGAGATGAGGCCATAGGTAACAAGATTGTCAACCTAAAATTGGAGGAGTCTTGGTTACTGAACTTGCTTGAAGAATTCCAATTTGAGTGGGACAATCTCGAGGTGGAAAATGCTCATTTAAAACAGCTGGCTGTGGAAGCTAAGGAGAGAGCGAGCAATCTAAAAGAAATATCTGCAATCAATACAACTTCCAACACAAGAGTCAGAGATCAGTCTAGGATCTCAGCGTTCCTggcgatctgtggcgcttggtgggagagaTGCACACCATCAGGTTTCCGTCTCTGTCtaggatcttggcattcctggtga
- the LOC135200648 gene encoding protein enabled homolog, which translates to MRFNIGRFNRKFDALRRENYDLNVANEGLLLQNRVLAEKLLIGDEEPTLEQSDLRRAELRIQELQEENAELRERAVQLEHSKDEDQRQLEELTQKLVKTEAHQADKAEVAKSKMEELEEMRKKDHKLISSLQEELRAHHAMSDFTRRKMSFLEHKLEEEKRSRMILEESYTTKLQSQERRIAEAYGMTHQFNAHIVQLEQDIHLKDQQVASLRARVHERESVTRMLQEENHKLREENSTLQKKASSSPSKPSTFPPKHSTLPSKPLSFSPKPSTFPPKPSTLPSKPLSFSPKPSTFPPKPSTFPPKPSTLPSKPLSSSPKPSTLPSKPLSSSPKPSTFPPKPKTLNLSPKTLILTLQTLNLTLQTLNLSPQTLNLSSQTLNLPLHTIILSILTVLLSVLGNAGKREPSTFPSKPLSFPPKPLSFPPKPSTFPSKPSTFPSKPLSFPPKPSTFPSKPSTFPSKPLSFPSKPSTFPSLR; encoded by the exons ATGAGATTCAACATCGGAAGATTTAACAGGAAATTTGATGCTCTCCGGCGTGAGAACTACGATCTAAATGTAGCTAATGAAGGACTACTCTTACAAAACAGAGTTCTAGCGGAAAAGCTTCTGATAGGTGATGAAGAACCGACCCTCGAGCAAAGCGATCTCAGGAGGGCAGAACTCCGCATACAAGAACTTCAAGAGGAAAACGCCGAGCTGAGAGAACGCGCTGTCCAGCTGGAACACTCAAAGGATGAAGACCAACGTCAATTAGAAGAATTGACGCAAAAACTCGTGAAGACGGAAGCGCACCAGGCGGATAAGGCAGAGGTGGCCAAGTCCAAGATGGAGGAACTGGAGGAGATGAGGAAGAAGGATCATaaactcatctccagcctccagGAAGAGTTGCGTGCACACCATGCCATGTCTGACTTCACCAGGCGGAAAATGTCTTTTCTCGAGCACAAACTGGAAGAAGAGAAAAGATCCAGGATGATTCTGGAGGAGTCTTACACGACAAAATTGCAAAGCCAAGAACGGAGGATTGCCGAGGCATATGGGATGACGCATCAGTTCAACGCTCATATCGTTCAACTCGAACAGGACATTCACCTGAAGGACCAGCAGGTGGCGTCACTGAGAGCCAGAGTCCATGAGCGGGAGTCAGTGACGAGGATGTTGCAGGAAGAGAACCACAAACTCAGGGAGGAGAATTCAACGCTCCAGAAAAAG gcctcctcctccccctccaaacCCTCAACCTTTCCCCCCAAACACTCAACCTTGCCCTCCAAACCCTTATCCTTTTCCCCCAAACCCTCAACCTTTCCCCCCAAACCCTCAACCTTACCCTCCAAACCCTTATCCTTTTCCCCCAAACCCTCAACCTTTCCCCCCAAACCCTCAACCTTTCCCCCCAAACCCTCAACCTTACCCTCCAAACCCTTATCCTCCTCCCCCAAACCCTCAACCTTACCCTCCAAACCCTTATCCTCTTCCCCCAAACCCTCAACCTTTCCCCCAAAACCCAAAACCCTCAACCTTTCCCCCAAAACCCTTATCCTTACCCTCCAAACCCTCAACCTTACCCTCCAAACCCTCAACCTTTCCCCCCAAACCCTCAACCTTTCCTCCCAAACCCTCAACCTTCCCCTCCATACGATAATACTATCTATTCTGACAGTACTCCTTTCCGTTTTAGGAAA TGCAGGAAAGAGAGAACCTTCAACCTTCCCCTCCAAACCCTTATCCTTTCCCCCCAAACCCTTATCCTTTCCCCCCAAACCCTCAACCTTTCCCTCCAAACCCTCAACCTTCCCCTCCAAACCCTTATCCTTTCCCCCCAAACCCTCAACCTTCCCCTCCAAACCCTCAACCTTCCCCTCCAAACCCTTATCCTTCCCCTCCAAACCCTCAACCTTTCCCTCCCTACGATAA